A window from uncultured Desulfobacter sp. encodes these proteins:
- a CDS encoding PaaI family thioesterase: MFDYPSYLNQLMAGEPVNNPFLDFLQIKVEAVEQGYARFSMEVRPEFLQGAGIMQGGLGIALSSEAAAHAVMTTLEPGENLTTIELKNNFLSMASKGRLTAEAKVFKRGRTLVFVDTTVKDDTGKYISKSSATLMVIPPKKD; encoded by the coding sequence ATGTTTGACTACCCCTCATACCTAAACCAGCTGATGGCAGGCGAACCGGTCAACAACCCGTTTCTGGATTTTTTACAAATAAAAGTCGAAGCCGTTGAACAAGGCTATGCCCGGTTCAGCATGGAGGTCCGGCCCGAATTTCTCCAGGGCGCGGGCATCATGCAGGGCGGCTTAGGCATTGCCCTGTCCAGTGAGGCTGCCGCCCATGCGGTGATGACCACCCTGGAACCCGGCGAGAACCTGACGACCATTGAACTGAAAAACAACTTTCTTTCCATGGCGTCCAAGGGCCGCCTGACTGCCGAAGCCAAGGTATTCAAACGGGGCCGGACCCTTGTTTTTGTGGACACCACCGTCAAGGATGACACAGGCAAATATATCTCAAAAAGCAGTGCCACCCTGATGGTCATTCCGCCGAAAAAAGATTAG
- a CDS encoding gamma carbonic anhydrase family protein produces the protein MMTLYAFKNIRPEIHDSVFVAPTAQIMGDVHIARDASVWFQTVIRGDTATITIGERTNIQDLSMCHADEGVPLTVGNGVTVGHQCCLHGCTIEDDCLIGMGATVMNHSVIGKGSVVAAGAVVLENTIVPPYSLVVGSPGKVKKTYENKEEITQVLKVSSDLYAKKAKIFADKSQFYEI, from the coding sequence ATGATGACTTTATACGCATTCAAAAATATCCGTCCCGAAATTCATGACTCCGTATTTGTTGCACCAACGGCTCAAATCATGGGTGATGTGCATATCGCCCGGGATGCCTCGGTCTGGTTTCAAACGGTCATCCGGGGGGATACGGCCACAATCACCATCGGTGAGCGGACAAATATCCAGGATTTGTCCATGTGCCATGCCGATGAGGGGGTGCCCCTGACGGTGGGCAACGGCGTCACCGTGGGCCACCAGTGCTGTCTGCACGGCTGCACCATTGAAGATGACTGCCTGATCGGGATGGGGGCCACGGTGATGAATCATTCGGTCATCGGCAAGGGTTCGGTTGTGGCGGCAGGGGCCGTGGTACTTGAAAATACAATTGTCCCGCCGTACTCCCTTGTGGTCGGTTCCCCGGGCAAGGTAAAAAAGACCTATGAAAACAAAGAGGAAATCACACAGGTGCTTAAAGTTTCCTCGGATTTGTATGCCAAAAAGGCCAAAATCTTTGCCGATAAATCTCAGTTTTATGAAATTTGA
- a CDS encoding dihydrolipoyl dehydrogenase — protein MSKEYDVAIIGAGSAGLTAQEEVVKHTDNYVLIDDGPLGTTCARVGCMPSKALIAVADDFHKCGFFDEYGISGAQGLVPDHKKIMARVRAMRDEFAGGVIQEMSGFMNKVIRKRARFIDANTLDLGDETIRAKSIIIATGSKPFIPEPWQPFKEFIIDTDQFFELETLPRTMAVFGLGVIGIELGQALHRIGVDVTAVTRRKTAGGLTDPKLEEYAFDHFSKEMKIALGPAEILGKTDTGLEVGASSKRWTVDRVLIATGRRPVLKDLNLECLNIDMNAKGMPVFDPQTLQIGNLPVFIAGDVNGLKPILHEAADDGTIAGYNACAGTVTRFKKRIPLQITFSSPDIAIAGLSHKALTQQGIDYVVGEASWEELGRARMILGKAAGRARIYAEPQKGRLLGAEIMAPAGEHMAHLLAWAMGANLTLKEILGMPFYHPVPEEALLDAFFQIAEQIAEPLPSPILKKA, from the coding sequence ATGTCAAAAGAATATGATGTGGCGATTATCGGAGCAGGCTCTGCGGGACTGACGGCCCAGGAAGAGGTGGTCAAACACACGGACAACTATGTGCTCATCGATGACGGCCCCCTGGGAACGACTTGCGCACGGGTGGGCTGCATGCCGTCCAAGGCGTTGATTGCCGTGGCCGATGATTTTCACAAATGCGGTTTTTTTGATGAATATGGGATTAGCGGTGCCCAGGGTCTGGTTCCGGATCATAAAAAAATCATGGCACGCGTCCGGGCCATGCGGGATGAATTCGCAGGCGGGGTGATCCAGGAGATGTCCGGGTTCATGAACAAGGTGATCCGCAAAAGGGCCAGATTCATAGATGCCAACACCCTGGATTTGGGGGATGAAACCATCCGGGCCAAGAGCATCATCATCGCCACCGGGTCAAAACCGTTTATACCCGAGCCCTGGCAGCCGTTTAAAGAGTTTATCATTGATACCGACCAATTTTTTGAACTGGAAACCCTGCCCCGGACCATGGCCGTGTTCGGCCTGGGTGTCATCGGCATTGAACTGGGCCAGGCCCTGCACCGCATCGGCGTTGACGTCACCGCCGTGACCCGCCGGAAAACCGCCGGTGGCCTGACCGACCCCAAACTTGAAGAGTATGCCTTTGACCATTTTTCCAAAGAGATGAAGATTGCCCTTGGCCCCGCTGAAATTCTGGGCAAAACCGACACCGGGTTAGAAGTCGGCGCGAGCAGCAAACGCTGGACCGTGGACCGGGTGCTCATCGCCACGGGCAGACGGCCGGTTCTCAAGGATTTAAACCTTGAATGCCTGAATATTGACATGAATGCCAAAGGCATGCCGGTCTTTGATCCACAAACCCTGCAGATCGGGAATCTGCCCGTATTTATAGCCGGGGATGTAAACGGCCTTAAACCCATTCTCCATGAAGCGGCAGATGACGGCACCATTGCAGGTTACAATGCCTGTGCCGGCACTGTAACCCGCTTTAAAAAACGCATTCCCCTGCAGATCACTTTTTCTTCACCGGATATCGCCATTGCAGGCCTGTCCCACAAGGCGCTGACCCAACAAGGCATTGACTATGTGGTGGGCGAAGCCTCCTGGGAAGAACTGGGCAGGGCCCGGATGATTCTCGGCAAAGCCGCCGGAAGGGCCCGGATTTATGCCGAACCCCAAAAGGGACGGCTGCTGGGCGCAGAGATTATGGCACCGGCCGGAGAACACATGGCCCATCTTCTGGCCTGGGCCATGGGGGCGAACCTGACGCTTAAAGAGATTCTGGGCATGCCCTTTTACCACCCGGTGCCCGAAGAAGCGCTTTTGGATGCATTTTTTCAAATCGCCGAACAGATCGCAGAGCCCCTACCCTCTCCAATCCTGAAAAAAGCTTAG
- a CDS encoding DHHA2 domain-containing protein, with the protein MANKKEPLNMFLAGARSRAQTQDIDMLVFGNEAADLDSVVSAIGLAWVLAHDSKPCTALPLIPTRRDDFRLKTESRWVLSQTGIEVENLFFLDDIQPLDLLMDRVKGFALVDHNKPSHVFLKYEEKIKFIMDHHEDLMLYPYALGRIEPVGSCATLVGEELIDHNKKKPAENIPQSLAALLLGAILIDTVNLDPKAGRMTPNDQRVVAHLTPIAGLDTDKFYQGIRAAKSDISEMDTRDLLRRDCKTFKFNTVSCTVASVPLDLGQWMVRDMNLARGIKAYAQEVQADILMTMNTQRMPEFSRGISVFCKSPDLFTTILAMLTFNLDLEVITPPQGFDPGDVHFFRQGNLSLSRKKLEPILDQYFSKP; encoded by the coding sequence ATGGCAAATAAAAAAGAGCCGCTTAACATGTTTCTGGCTGGTGCCCGGTCCAGGGCACAGACCCAGGATATTGACATGCTGGTGTTCGGCAATGAAGCCGCAGACCTGGATTCCGTGGTGTCCGCCATCGGTCTGGCCTGGGTGCTGGCACACGACAGCAAACCCTGTACAGCCCTACCTTTAATTCCCACCAGACGAGACGATTTCCGCCTGAAGACAGAGAGCCGGTGGGTGCTCTCCCAAACAGGTATTGAGGTTGAAAATCTTTTTTTCCTGGACGATATCCAGCCGTTAGACCTCCTCATGGACCGGGTCAAAGGATTTGCCCTGGTGGACCATAACAAGCCGTCACATGTTTTTTTAAAGTATGAGGAAAAAATCAAGTTCATCATGGATCACCATGAAGACTTGATGCTCTACCCCTATGCGTTAGGACGGATTGAGCCGGTGGGGTCCTGTGCCACCCTGGTGGGTGAAGAGCTGATTGATCATAACAAAAAAAAACCTGCAGAAAACATTCCCCAAAGCCTTGCCGCCCTTTTGCTTGGGGCCATCCTCATTGATACCGTCAACCTCGACCCCAAGGCCGGGCGGATGACCCCAAACGACCAACGTGTGGTAGCGCACCTGACCCCCATCGCCGGACTGGACACAGATAAATTTTACCAGGGAATCCGGGCGGCAAAATCAGACATCAGTGAAATGGACACACGGGATCTGCTCAGACGGGACTGTAAGACATTTAAATTCAATACGGTGAGTTGCACCGTGGCATCGGTGCCGTTGGATCTTGGGCAGTGGATGGTCAGGGACATGAATCTTGCCCGGGGCATTAAAGCCTATGCACAGGAAGTGCAGGCAGATATTTTGATGACCATGAACACCCAGCGAATGCCTGAATTTTCAAGGGGGATTTCAGTATTCTGCAAATCCCCCGATCTTTTCACAACCATTTTGGCCATGCTGACATTCAACCTTGACCTGGAAGTCATCACGCCGCCCCAGGGCTTTGACCCCGGCGACGTTCACTTTTTCCGTCAGGGTAACCTGAGCCTGTCCAGGAAGAAACTTGAACCGATACTGGACCAGTATTTCTCAAAACCCTGA
- the yeiP gene encoding elongation factor P-like protein YeiP: MPKACDLKKGQVVDISGEPYLVKHIDVRTPSARGAVTLYKVRFSGIKTRQKYEDSYKGNDTLDEVDLQRKPVQYLYPDGELHVFMDTVEYAQYMISEDSIEEELVWLTDGMEDIVGMFIDGNLVAVEIPASLVFEITQTAPGVKGASATARTKPATLSNGVEIQVPEYLENGEMVKVNTETRKFISRA, from the coding sequence ATGCCAAAAGCATGTGATTTAAAAAAGGGCCAGGTGGTGGATATCAGCGGTGAACCGTACCTGGTTAAACATATTGATGTAAGAACACCCTCTGCACGGGGGGCTGTCACCCTTTATAAGGTCCGGTTCAGCGGTATCAAGACCCGGCAGAAATATGAAGACTCGTATAAAGGCAATGATACGCTTGATGAGGTGGACCTGCAGAGAAAACCCGTCCAGTACCTCTATCCGGACGGAGAGCTGCATGTGTTCATGGACACGGTGGAATATGCTCAGTATATGATTTCCGAGGACAGTATTGAAGAGGAACTGGTCTGGCTCACCGACGGTATGGAAGATATTGTGGGCATGTTCATTGACGGCAATCTGGTGGCCGTTGAAATTCCCGCCTCCCTTGTTTTTGAGATCACCCAGACTGCTCCGGGTGTCAAAGGTGCCAGCGCCACGGCCCGGACAAAGCCTGCCACCCTTTCCAACGGGGTTGAAATCCAGGTGCCGGAATATCTTGAGAACGGCGAGATGGTCAAGGTCAACACCGAAACCAGAAAATTTATATCCAGGGCGTAA
- a CDS encoding DUF2058 domain-containing protein — MGLSLQDQLLKAGIADKKQAKKANQEKRVTRKKNKGKETAPEVNQTRQDQLAQAKQSDDLNRQANQEREKQEKLAQVKQLIEENRLDLRKYEDPYYFKVGKKIKKLYVSDEITQKLGRGQLAIVSLNSVYEIVPAEVARKIVDRDPDSLVVIHNPEEE, encoded by the coding sequence ATGGGATTGTCTTTACAGGATCAGCTCCTGAAGGCCGGGATAGCTGATAAAAAACAGGCTAAAAAAGCCAACCAAGAAAAACGGGTTACGCGCAAAAAAAATAAAGGCAAGGAAACGGCACCTGAAGTTAACCAAACCCGGCAGGATCAGTTGGCCCAGGCCAAACAGAGCGACGACCTCAACCGTCAGGCAAACCAGGAGCGGGAAAAACAGGAAAAATTGGCCCAGGTTAAGCAGCTGATAGAGGAAAATCGTCTGGATCTGAGAAAATATGAGGACCCATACTATTTCAAGGTCGGAAAAAAAATAAAAAAACTCTACGTTAGTGATGAAATTACCCAAAAGCTTGGCCGGGGACAGCTTGCCATTGTCTCGTTGAACAGTGTCTATGAAATAGTCCCGGCTGAAGTTGCCCGGAAAATCGTCGACCGTGATCCCGATTCTTTGGTGGTAATTCATAACCCGGAAGAAGAATAA
- a CDS encoding argininosuccinate synthase yields MAKEKVVLAYSGGLDTSVILKWLLEQGYEVFAYMADIGQDEDFQAAEQKALKIGASKVFIEDMKKEFVTDYIFPVFKSNTVYEGRYLLGTAIARPIIAKKQIEIAKQVGAQYVSHGATGKGNDQVRFELSYYALNPAIKVIAPWKNMNFLNAFQGRSDLLAYAEKHGIPTKQTAAKPYSEDDNLLHISHEAGILEDPGAICDESIYCRTVSPEQAPDTPTRITIEFKDGIPVKVKNLEDGTEKTDALDLFLYLNQLGSKNGIGRLDMVENRFVGIKSRGVYETPGGTILHEAHKDIEGIAMDREVMRLRDMLAPRLGELVYYGFWFSPEMEFIMAAIDKSQELIDGEVTLKLFKGVAYPISRTSPSSLYNQNLSSMDITGGYNQEDAEGFIRVNAIRLMAHRDITGRN; encoded by the coding sequence ATGGCAAAGGAAAAAGTGGTTCTGGCGTATTCCGGCGGATTGGATACGTCGGTTATCCTCAAATGGCTGCTTGAGCAAGGATACGAAGTATTTGCATACATGGCCGACATCGGCCAGGATGAAGATTTTCAGGCAGCAGAGCAAAAAGCCCTTAAAATCGGTGCATCAAAAGTCTTCATTGAAGATATGAAAAAAGAATTTGTCACCGATTATATATTCCCCGTTTTCAAGTCAAATACGGTTTATGAAGGCCGCTACCTTTTAGGTACAGCCATTGCCCGACCGATCATTGCCAAAAAGCAGATTGAAATTGCAAAACAGGTGGGCGCCCAGTATGTCTCCCACGGTGCCACCGGCAAAGGCAATGACCAGGTGCGCTTTGAGCTCTCCTACTACGCCCTGAACCCGGCCATCAAAGTCATTGCGCCGTGGAAAAATATGAATTTCCTCAATGCCTTCCAGGGCCGTTCCGATCTTCTGGCCTATGCGGAAAAACACGGGATTCCCACCAAGCAAACAGCAGCCAAACCCTACAGTGAAGATGATAACCTGCTGCACATCTCCCATGAAGCCGGTATCCTTGAAGATCCGGGCGCAATATGCGATGAAAGCATCTACTGCCGCACCGTATCACCGGAGCAGGCACCGGATACCCCCACCCGCATCACCATTGAATTTAAAGACGGTATCCCGGTCAAGGTGAAAAATCTGGAAGACGGCACCGAAAAAACAGATGCGTTGGACCTGTTTTTATACCTGAACCAACTGGGTTCCAAAAACGGTATCGGCCGTCTGGATATGGTGGAAAACCGGTTTGTGGGCATCAAGTCCAGGGGTGTATATGAGACACCGGGCGGAACCATTCTGCACGAGGCACACAAGGACATTGAAGGCATTGCCATGGACAGAGAGGTCATGCGCCTTCGGGATATGCTGGCCCCAAGACTTGGCGAACTGGTTTACTACGGTTTCTGGTTCAGCCCTGAAATGGAATTTATCATGGCTGCCATCGACAAAAGCCAGGAACTCATTGACGGAGAAGTGACCCTGAAACTGTTCAAAGGGGTGGCCTATCCGATCTCCAGGACCTCGCCTTCTTCTCTGTACAACCAGAACCTGTCCTCCATGGACATCACCGGCGGTTACAACCAGGAAGATGCCGAAGGCTTTATCCGCGTCAACGCCATCCGCCTGATGGCCCACAGGGACATCACCGGCAGAAACTAA
- a CDS encoding PAS domain S-box protein, with protein MLEKLPIMVFSALLLALVTAWVPGRLSAAPPNQADVLTGEERLWLRAHDGRVRFAPSPTYAPVCFSDADGRFQGITMDYVRHMETNLGFAFKIVVCKSWDEIMDKARSREIDVVGNIQQTSERAEYLRFTEPYLTIPNAIITRKDVKRSLSLEAMSGMRVATVAGYATAAYITANEPEIKLIPVTDNLEGLQAVSFGRIDAMVTDLAIASHTINHHGITNLKMAGTVPEFTWQLSFACRRDWPVLHQILAKGLESVSAAERQEIQKRWIAIEKPHHLYGDKRFYLYIGMALLLGLLVCFVWTRALKKLVSKRTHELHQSEIRYRSISEDMPVMICRFLPGGELTYVNAAYGKYFGKTAEALIGSCFLSLIPEEDHKQVMDAFDHLTPESPTQSHEHRVHAPNGETRWQKWTNRALFDVQGKIVAFQSIGEDITEWKQTTERLSYVIQGMNAGTWEWNVQTGETIFNERWAEIIGYTLDEISPVSIDTWTKFCHPDDIEGSKRRLQRCFDGQAEYYNYESRMRHKNGEWVWVLDRGKVITWTQDGEPEWMYGTHLDTTERKQAEATLKANEEKLRLIIEQSPLGVCINDLDGRYISANPAYEALTGYTEEELKKLTLFDIIHPDDRPENRHSFHGMTLKGTASFRIKKKYIRKDGSEIFVIFHAGLICDPSGAPLFVLAFIEDRTERRNAKKEREELQRQLSQAQKMEAVGRLAGGVAHDFNNMLTIILGNTEMVMEYLEPKDPVHGDLEEIKKAAERSSDLVRQLLAFARKQTVAPKVLDLNTTVAGMIKMLKRLIGENIDLVWMPDETVWPVKIDPGQIDQILANLCVNARDAIAGVGKMTIETGNTTFDEAYCAVHAGFKPGEYAMLAVSDSGYGMDAQTLANIFEPFFTTKPQDKGTGLGLATVYGVVKQNQGFINVYSEPDQGTTFKIYLPRHRTEADPLPEQQPNIPTGAAHETILLVEDDPAILKVTTRMMERHGYTVVAAASPGEAIELAHTYSGEIHLLMTDVIMPEMNGRDLAESICNHYPNLKCLFMSGYTANVIAHHGVLDQGVNFIQKPFSKDDLAVKLREVLDGNNNNIS; from the coding sequence ATGCTCGAAAAACTGCCCATCATGGTATTTTCGGCTCTATTGCTTGCACTGGTGACCGCATGGGTACCAGGGCGCCTTTCAGCTGCACCGCCAAACCAGGCGGATGTTTTAACCGGGGAAGAACGCCTCTGGCTCAGAGCCCATGACGGCCGCGTCCGGTTTGCGCCATCACCGACCTATGCGCCGGTCTGCTTCAGTGATGCGGATGGCCGGTTCCAGGGCATCACCATGGACTATGTGCGGCACATGGAGACCAACCTTGGATTTGCTTTCAAAATAGTCGTCTGTAAAAGCTGGGATGAAATAATGGACAAGGCCCGGTCCCGGGAGATTGATGTCGTGGGAAATATCCAGCAAACAAGCGAGAGAGCTGAATATCTTCGGTTCACAGAGCCTTACCTGACAATCCCCAATGCCATCATCACACGAAAAGATGTGAAACGATCGTTGTCCCTTGAAGCCATGTCCGGGATGCGGGTTGCCACTGTCGCGGGTTACGCCACGGCAGCATATATCACAGCGAACGAACCTGAAATTAAACTCATACCTGTTACCGACAACCTTGAAGGGTTGCAGGCGGTATCATTCGGCAGAATCGACGCCATGGTGACCGACCTGGCCATCGCATCCCACACCATCAATCACCACGGCATCACAAATCTTAAAATGGCCGGCACAGTGCCGGAATTCACCTGGCAGCTTTCATTCGCCTGCCGTCGGGACTGGCCGGTTCTCCATCAAATTCTTGCAAAAGGCTTAGAATCCGTTTCCGCGGCTGAACGCCAGGAAATTCAGAAAAGATGGATAGCCATTGAAAAGCCGCACCATCTCTATGGGGACAAGCGCTTCTACCTGTATATAGGGATGGCATTATTATTGGGCTTGCTGGTGTGCTTTGTCTGGACACGCGCCCTCAAAAAACTGGTCTCCAAACGGACCCATGAACTGCACCAGAGTGAAATTCGTTATCGAAGTATCTCCGAGGATATGCCCGTCATGATCTGCCGCTTTCTGCCCGGTGGTGAACTGACCTATGTCAATGCGGCCTATGGTAAATATTTCGGCAAAACGGCCGAAGCACTCATAGGATCATGTTTTTTGTCCCTGATCCCCGAAGAAGATCACAAACAGGTGATGGACGCATTCGACCATCTAACGCCGGAATCACCGACCCAATCCCATGAACACAGAGTACATGCACCCAACGGCGAAACCCGGTGGCAGAAATGGACCAACCGGGCGCTGTTTGATGTCCAAGGCAAGATCGTTGCGTTTCAGTCCATCGGTGAGGACATCACAGAATGGAAGCAGACAACCGAACGGCTCTCATACGTCATCCAAGGCATGAATGCAGGCACCTGGGAATGGAACGTGCAGACCGGGGAAACGATATTCAACGAACGCTGGGCCGAGATTATCGGATACACCCTGGATGAAATATCGCCCGTATCCATAGATACGTGGACAAAATTTTGCCACCCCGACGATATAGAAGGATCCAAGCGACGGCTGCAAAGGTGTTTTGACGGTCAGGCCGAGTATTATAACTATGAATCGCGTATGCGACATAAAAACGGCGAGTGGGTATGGGTACTTGACCGGGGGAAAGTCATCACCTGGACCCAGGACGGTGAACCCGAATGGATGTACGGCACACATCTGGACACCACCGAGCGCAAACAGGCCGAGGCAACGCTCAAGGCCAATGAAGAAAAACTGCGGCTGATCATCGAACAGTCGCCCCTGGGTGTCTGCATCAATGATTTGGACGGCAGGTACATCTCGGCAAATCCGGCATATGAAGCACTCACGGGATACACCGAAGAAGAACTGAAAAAACTTACCCTATTTGATATAATCCATCCAGACGACCGCCCCGAAAATCGACACAGTTTCCATGGCATGACCCTTAAAGGAACCGCCTCTTTCCGTATAAAAAAAAAATATATCCGTAAGGATGGCTCTGAAATTTTCGTTATCTTTCATGCAGGATTAATCTGCGATCCTTCGGGTGCACCGCTGTTCGTGCTGGCGTTTATTGAAGACAGGACAGAACGTAGGAATGCAAAAAAAGAGCGTGAAGAACTCCAGCGGCAACTGTCCCAGGCCCAGAAGATGGAAGCGGTGGGACGTCTTGCGGGCGGTGTTGCCCATGATTTTAACAACATGCTGACAATCATTCTCGGCAACACCGAAATGGTCATGGAGTATTTAGAACCAAAGGATCCGGTTCATGGAGATCTCGAAGAAATCAAAAAAGCTGCAGAACGGTCAAGCGACCTGGTCCGGCAGCTGCTGGCATTTGCCCGTAAACAAACCGTAGCGCCCAAAGTGCTTGATCTGAATACCACCGTGGCAGGCATGATCAAAATGTTGAAGCGGCTTATCGGCGAAAACATTGATCTGGTCTGGATGCCGGACGAAACGGTGTGGCCGGTCAAAATAGACCCCGGCCAGATTGACCAGATTCTGGCCAATCTGTGCGTCAATGCCCGGGACGCCATTGCAGGCGTGGGCAAAATGACCATAGAAACGGGCAACACCACATTCGATGAGGCCTATTGTGCCGTTCACGCAGGGTTTAAGCCCGGGGAATATGCAATGCTGGCGGTAAGTGACAGCGGCTACGGTATGGATGCCCAGACCCTGGCCAATATCTTTGAGCCCTTTTTCACCACCAAGCCCCAGGACAAAGGCACTGGCCTGGGACTGGCCACGGTATATGGTGTGGTCAAACAAAACCAGGGATTCATTAATGTCTACAGCGAACCGGACCAGGGAACAACCTTTAAAATCTATCTGCCCCGCCACCGGACCGAGGCAGATCCATTACCGGAACAGCAACCAAACATACCGACCGGCGCTGCCCATGAGACAATCCTGCTGGTGGAAGACGACCCGGCGATCCTGAAAGTGACCACGCGGATGATGGAGCGGCATGGGTACACCGTGGTCGCTGCCGCCTCCCCCGGCGAGGCAATTGAACTTGCCCATACTTACAGCGGTGAAATACACCTGCTCATGACCGACGTCATTATGCCCGAAATGAACGGCCGCGACCTGGCCGAGAGTATCTGTAATCACTATCCCAATCTCAAATGTCTGTTCATGTCCGGATACACGGCCAACGTGATCGCACACCACGGCGTCCTGGATCAGGGCGTAAACTTTATCCAAAAACCGTTTTCCAAGGATGACCTGGCCGTCAAATTACGTGAGGTACTGGATGGAAATAACAACAACATAAGTTGA
- a CDS encoding radical SAM protein, with the protein MKYNHIFGPVPSRRLGLSLGVDLVRHKTCSLDCIYCECGPTTNLTCQRKAYVAFDAVKAELAHYFENHPDPDYVTFSGSGEPTLSPDIGRIIDFIKEKKPNIRVAVLTNATLLSDPGVRADLTRADMVMPSLDAVTPETFEAINRPGGKINILQVIDGLKTFAKSFKGALWLEVFILPGVNDRKEELETLGAIIRDINPDRVQLNTLDRPGAVPGLHPASRQDLDRVARIIDADNVEIIARIKDLESKDHISDEKMEAMVMETIHRRPCTVEDLTTALNLKQSKLEILIKRLILEKKVESVQQERGMFYQTIKDPQ; encoded by the coding sequence ATGAAGTATAATCATATATTCGGCCCGGTCCCGTCAAGGCGCCTCGGGCTTTCTCTAGGCGTGGATCTTGTCCGCCACAAAACCTGTTCACTGGATTGCATTTACTGCGAGTGCGGGCCGACCACCAACCTGACCTGTCAACGAAAGGCCTATGTTGCCTTTGATGCGGTTAAAGCCGAACTTGCCCATTATTTTGAAAACCACCCCGATCCGGACTATGTAACCTTTTCAGGATCCGGAGAGCCCACCCTGAGCCCGGACATCGGCAGGATCATTGACTTTATCAAAGAAAAAAAACCAAACATCCGGGTGGCTGTTCTGACCAATGCCACCTTGCTGTCCGACCCTGGTGTCCGAGCGGACCTGACCCGGGCTGATATGGTCATGCCGTCCCTGGATGCCGTGACCCCGGAAACCTTTGAGGCGATCAACCGTCCTGGCGGAAAAATTAATATTCTCCAAGTGATTGACGGACTTAAAACCTTTGCCAAATCTTTTAAGGGCGCACTCTGGCTGGAGGTCTTTATCCTGCCCGGGGTCAATGATCGCAAAGAAGAACTTGAAACCCTGGGGGCAATCATCCGGGACATCAACCCGGACCGGGTTCAGCTCAACACCTTGGACAGGCCCGGAGCGGTACCGGGGCTGCACCCCGCATCCAGACAGGATCTTGACCGGGTGGCAAGAATTATTGATGCGGACAATGTGGAGATCATCGCCCGGATAAAGGATCTGGAATCAAAGGATCATATCAGCGACGAAAAAATGGAAGCCATGGTGATGGAAACCATTCACCGGCGTCCTTGCACCGTAGAAGACCTGACCACGGCGTTGAATCTTAAACAGTCAAAACTTGAAATTTTGATAAAACGGCTGATCCTGGAAAAAAAAGTTGAATCTGTCCAGCAGGAGCGGGGGATGTTCTATCAGACCATAAAAGATCCGCAATAA
- a CDS encoding polyhydroxyalkanoic acid system family protein — protein MADIDINKSHSLEISEARARLEKMASDLQARYGIKNAWTGNTATLSGTGLKNGRVELTDTAINVQITLGFLAKAMKGKVQEHVSMALDHALS, from the coding sequence ATGGCCGATATTGATATCAACAAATCTCACAGTTTGGAAATAAGTGAGGCCCGGGCGCGTCTTGAAAAAATGGCCAGTGACCTTCAGGCCCGATACGGAATTAAGAACGCATGGACCGGCAACACAGCAACCCTTTCGGGAACCGGATTGAAAAACGGGAGGGTTGAATTGACCGACACGGCAATCAACGTCCAGATCACCCTGGGATTTCTCGCCAAAGCCATGAAAGGCAAAGTTCAAGAGCATGTAAGCATGGCCTTGGATCATGCCTTATCCTAA